The sequence below is a genomic window from Betaproteobacteria bacterium.
CAACGGGGCGAGAAGCGCCTCGATCTTGCTGTCGCACTCGACCACACGTTGCGCCACGCTGTCGTACATTGCCAGCGCCTGCGTCAGCACGAACAGGTGCTCCTCGCGCCAATTGCCCTGGAGCGCCTGTTCGAGCTGTTCGGGCCGGGCTTTGATTCCGCGCCGGCATAGCCCGGCCAGCCGAGCCGGGGAGCGCTCCCCGGCTACGATGGCGCGCACAATCGCCTGGCCACTGGCGCCCACCACATCGGAGAGCACGTCACCGAGTTGCACGTTCATCTGCACCAGCGCCTTCTGCATGCGCTGAACCTGGCGAGCTTGCTCCGTAATCAGCGTGTCGCGATGACGGCTTAGCGCTCGAAGCGCACACACCCGATCCTCAGGGCGGAAAGCGCCTTGCAGCAGTCCGAAACTCATCAACTGCTGCAGCCATTGGCAGTCCAGAACGTCGGACTTGCGCCCGGGCACATTGTGCACGTGCCGAGCGTTGACCAGCACCCACACGCAAGCCTCGCCGCTCCAGCACCTCAAAGACCGGGATCCAATACACCCCCGTGGACTCCATCGCCACCGTATCGACGCCCGAGTCGATCAACCACTGCGCCATTCGGTGCAATTCAGCCGTACTCACCCCGAAATTGCGCACCACCTCAGCGCCCCGATCCGGCGGTATTGCCACAAAGTGCATCGAACCCCCGACATCAATCCCTGCCGCATTCGGGTAGGCCACTTCCCATGAACTGCGCATCGCCATCGTTTGCTCCATAATGGGCTTGAACGGCCGCGCCAATGGGCTCGTCGTATCGACTCAATCTCTCAAGCGGGATGCGCCTCTACAGCGCTCACCAGTGTCGCCGACGAAACCCCGACCATGCTCACGACCGGGCACAAGGCACCAGTGAGGTGTCGGTCATAGCGCGCGGTCGTTCACCTTACCACTTCAGGTTTCTTAACCGCGCCTGCCCGCCTGCGGGCTAATACTGCTCACGAGGAGGGGTGGCGCGAAGCGCCGGGGTGGTGTGGTTTTCGATCGCGGACCACCCCGTCCGCGACACTGTCGCGTCCAGCCCCTCCTTGGTAAGGAGGGGAAATCTCTAGTGCCTTCCCCTCCTCTCACGAGGAGGGGTGGCGCGAAGCGCCGGGGTGGTGTGGTTTTGCTGCAAACCACCCCGTCCGCGACATTGTCGCGTCCAGCCCCTCCTTGTCAGGAAGGGAATGAGTAGTCCCGCCCCTCGTCAGGAGGGGAATGAGTTTCCTACGACAACCCGTCGCCCACCTCGACGTTCTCGGCCTTCAGCTCCATGCCCGAAGCCTTCGCGCCCAGCATGATCAGCGTCGCGAAGTCCTGGTCGGTGTAGCCGTTGTCGATGAGCGTCTGCACCATGTCGCGGGTGATCGATGCAAGCGGCATCTGCACACCGAGCTCCTTCGCCGCCGAAAGGCCGAGTTCGATGTCCTTGCGCAGCAGCTCGGGCGTGAAGGTGACGGCAAAATCGAGATTCACGAGCGCCGGCGTCTTGTAGCGCGTGAACATCGAGCCCATCACGCTCTTGTTAAGGAAGTCGAGGAAGGCGTGGCGCTGCATGCCGGCCTTCTGCGCGAGCAGTGTGATCTCGCACAAATTCTGGATCACGACGCCCAGCATGACGTTGTGGCAGATCTTGGCGATGCGCGAGAGCTCGCCGTCGCCGACGTAGGTGACGCCCGAGCCGACCGCGCTCAGGTAGGGCAGCACGGTGTCGTAGGCATCCTGCGGGCCGGACGCGACGAAGGTGAGCTTGCCGGCCTTGATGACCTTGGCATTGCCGGAGACCGGCGCGGCCAGCAGCTTTACGCCCCGCTTGGTCAATTCGGCGCGAATCTCGGCCGACTCCGGGATCGAGATCGAGGTCGAATCGACCACGATCTTCGGCGCCTTCCCGCCCGACATGACCCCGTTGGGCCCGTACAGCACCTCCTTTACGTCCTTGCCGGTCGACACCATCGTGAACACGATGTCGCACGCGCCAAGATCCGTGAGCTTGTCGACCACCTTGGCGCCGTACTCCTTCAGCGGCTCGGCTTTGGCGCGAGTGCGGTTCCATACCGAGAGATCGCAGCCCGCCTTGGCGAGCAGTTGCGCCATGGCGTAGCCCATGCGGCCGATGCCGATCCATCCGAGCTTGTGCTGGTTCATTGTCCCGTTTCCCGTGCGTAAGAGTGTTTCGTGAACCGACCGTGCCGTCATTCCCGCGCACGCGGGAATCCAGGATGGCGTGCGTCTCGCTGAACCATCCTCTGCCTGGATTCCCGTTTCACGGGAATGACGACGATTACGGTCTACACAGCTACGAGCTACACCACATCGTCGATCCACATGCGTGTCTCGACGATCCGCTTCAACTCCTTGAGGAAAGCCGCCGAGTAGGCGCCGTCGACGGCCCGATGGTCGAACGACTGCGCCAGCACCCCGACCGGACGCACCGCGATGCTGTCGCCTTCCGGCGCTTCCACCACGACCGGACGCTTGCTCACCCCGTCGGTGGAAAGAATTGCGACCTGCGGCGGGTTGACGATGGGCGCGGTGATGAGCGTGCCGAACACGCCCGAATTCGAGATCGTGTACGTCGGCTGCGACAAGTCGTCGGGCTTGAGCTTATTGCCTCGGGCCGCGAGCGCGAGCCGACGGATTTCGCGCGCCAGCGCCGGTACGTTTCGATCCTGTGCATCCCGGATCACCGGAACCACCAGGCCTTCGTGGTTCAGGTCGACCGCGATGCCGAGCTGCACGCGGCGCGAAACCACCAGGTTGTCGCCGTCGATGCGTGCATTGAGCTGTTCGTAGCGCTGCAAGGCCTGGCACACGGCCCAGGCGAGGAAGGGCAGGTAGGTGAGCTCGAAGCCTTCGCGCGCCTGCCACGCCGCCTGCCTGGCGCGGCGCGCCTGCTCGATGCGCGAGTAGTCCGCCTCGACCGCCTGCAGCACATGTGGAACCACTTGCCAGGCGCGCGTCATGGCCGCGGCGGAGCGGCGGCGGATGTTGTTGAGGGGGACGATCACTTCTCCGGCCTGCGCGACACGCGAGGCGGCGTACTCAGCCGTCGCCGGCTCAATTTCCCTCACCCCCGGCCGCTCTCCCGGAGGGAGAGGGGAGCCAGGAACTAGCCGGCTCGCTGGTACGGGCGCTGGCATCGGCATGGGCTCCGCCGCCGCGGCGCCGGGTCCGCGAGCGACCACGAACGGCACGGCCGCCTCGGCGCTCGATGCCGGTTGCATGGCGGGCGCCCGGTGCGCCAGGAATGCCTGTACATCGTCGCGCGTCACGCGGCCGTCCCGGCCGCTGCCACGGATGGCCGCTGCATCGAGCCCGTGCTCGGCGAGGAGCCGCCGCACCACCGGCGAGAGCTTTTGCTGCGAGTCGCGTTCTGCTGCTATCGAGGGAGCAGTGCCAGCATCCGGGTATTGGGCGTTGTCATTCCCGCGCACGCGGGAATCCAGAAGCGAAGCCGGGCTCCGGGCTTCCGCTTGCGCGGCAGCGACCGACCGGCGGACGTCAGTGTTCTCTCGAGTCGGCCCCGCCGCAGCGACCTGCTCGCCGGCCGACCGGACCACTGCGAGGCGCGTACCCACCTTTACTGTCGTTCCCGCAGGCACGAGGACCTCGGCCAGCACGCCTGCCACCGGGCAAGGAATCTCGGTTGCCACCTTGTCGGTTTCGACGTCGAACAGCGCCTCGTCGGCCCGCACGCTTTCGCCGATCTTCTTGTACCAGTTGGTGACCGTTCCCTCGGCGACTGTTTCGCCGAGCTGCGGCATGAGGATGTCCATGCGGCTGCCTTCCCGTCTCTCAACCCATGGTGCGGCGAACCGTCTCGACGATGCGCTCCACCGATGGAATCGTTGCGTCTTCGAGCGCGTCGGCGGCCGGCAGCGGAATATGCGGCGTGGTGATGCGCACAATCGGCGCATCGAGGCTCCAGAAGCCTTCCTCCGCGACGATCGAGGCGATCTCCGCGCCCCAGCCGCAAAGACGCGGATTTTCTTCCACGGTGTACAGGCGCGCGGTCTTGCCCACCGAGGAAAGCAGCGTGCGCGTATCGAGCGGCACGAGCGAGCGCACGTCGATGACTTCGCACGCGATGCCATCCTCGGCGTGCAGCCGTTCGGCCGCTTCCAGCGCCCGCGGCACCATGAGCGCGAGCGCGGCGATCGTGCAGTCCTTGCCCGCGCGCAGGATCTTCGCGGTGCCGAGCGTATCGACCGTCTCGCCGTCCGGAACCTCGCCCTTGATCGGATAGAGCGACTTGTGCTCGAACACGATCACCGGGTCGGGATCGCGCACCGCCGCGGCGATGAGCGCCTTCACGTCCGCGGGGGTCGAAGGCGCGACCACCTTGAGCCCCGGGATCGCCATGGCCCAGTTCTCGACGCTTTGCGAATGCTGCGCGCCGAAGCGCGACCCGGCGCCGTTGGCGGTGCGGATGACGAGCGGCAACGAGATCTGGCCGTTGGTCATGTAGCGCGTCTTCGCGATCTCGTTCGCGATCATGTCCCAGCACACGCCGAAGAAATCCGAGAACATGATCTCGGCGATGGGCTTGAGCCCCGTCATCGCCGCACCCATCGCGGCACCGATGATCGCCTGCTCGGAGATCGGCGTATCGCGCACGCGCCGTGGGCCGAAGCGCTCGAACAGGCCCACCGTGGCTTTGAACACGCCGCCCGCAGCGCCGATATCCTCGCCCAGGAACACCACACGCTCGTCGCGCGCCATTTCCTGCGCGATGCCGGCCGCCACCGCGTCGCGGTAGGTCAGTTCCGCCATGCCGCGCCTCCGTCGGCCCAAACGTCCTTTTCGATGAGCGACAGCGGCGGCGGGGGCGAAGCCTTGGCGGCCTCGGTCGCTTCGTTCACGCGGCGCTCGGTATCGGCTTCGATTGCGCCGAGATCCGTCTCGGCGAATCCGAGCGAGACCAACCGCTCGCGATAGATCTTGATCGGGTCGCGCTGCAACCACTGCTCGAGCTCGCCCTTGGGCCGGTATTGCGCCGGATCGGCGCGCGAGTGGCCGCTGTGGCGATAGGTCATCGCTTCGATCAGCGCGGGCCCTTCACCGGCGCGGGCGCGGGCGAACGCTTGCGAGGCGGTTCGGAACACGGCGTCGGCATCGTTGCCGTCGACGATGACTCGCGGCAAGCCGTAAGCCGCGGCACGATCGGCGGCCGGATGCTCGACCGCGGTCACTGTCCCGATCGGCGTGTATTCCATGTAAAGGTTGTTCTCGCACACGAACACCACCGGCAGCTTCCAGATCACGGCGAAGTTGAGCGCTTCGTGGAATGTGCCGATGTTGGTGGTACCGTCGCCGAAGAAGCAGACCGTCACCTGATCGGTGCCTCGGTACTGCGCCGACCAGGCAGCGCCGCATGCCACCGGCAGATGCGCGCCGATGATGGCGTAGGAGCCCATCGCGCCGTGCTCGACCGAGGTCAAATGCATCGAGCCGCCCTTGCCGCCGGTGACGCCGCATTCTCGCCCCATCAATTCGCCCAGCACGCCCGTCATCGATACCCCGCGCGCCAGGGTGTGGGCATGACCGCGATAGGTGCAGAAGGTGTAGTCGTCGCGCCGCATGCCGAGCGCGAACCCGGCTGCGACTGCTTCCTGGCCGAGCGAAAGATGGCTCGTGCCCTTGACCAGGTTCTGCAGGAAGAGGTCGTAGGCGCGCTTCTCGGTGAGCCGCAGCTCCAGCAGCAGGCGAAACATCCGCAGCCGCTTCTCGCGGCCGATATCGTCGTCCGCCACCGAGACCGGCCGCGGTTGATCGAGTGCCGTCATGTGATCGTTCTCCATGGCTCCGTGCAGGGCGCCCGGTCCGAGCGCCGAGTCGCGGCGCTTGCGTCGTTCCCTCAGATTCATGAGGCGGTTCCGGCGCCGGGCGCGCTGCCCGCGATGATCTTGCCGGGGTTCATCAGATTGTGCGGGTCCAGCGCGAACTTGATGGTGTGCATGAGCGCCAGCGCATCGCCGTGCTCGGCACCCATGAAGGGCAGCTTGCCGTAGCCGACCCCGTGTTCGCCGCTGCAGGTGCCGCCGTGCGCGAGCGCGCGGCGCACGACCTGCTCGTTGAGCGCGGCTGCGCGCGCCACTTCCTCGGCATTGTCCGGGTCGACCAGGATGACGAGATGGAAATTGCCGTCGCCGACATGGCCGACGATCGGCGCGATCAGGCCGGAACGCTCGATGTCCTGCTTGGTGGCCGTCACGCACTCGGCCAGATGCGAGATCGGTACGCACACGTCGGTGACATAACCGCGCGCGCCGGCTCGCAGCGACAGGCCGCCGTAGTAGGCATCGTGCCGCGCCTGCCACAGCCGATTGCGCTCCTCGGGACGCGTTGCCCAGCGGAAATCGCTGCCGCCGTTGCCGCGCGCGAGCTCGCCCACCATTTCGGCCTGCTCGGCCACACCGGCCTCGGTACCGTGAAACTCGAAGAACAGCGTCGGCGCTTCCGCGTGGTTCATCTTCGAATAGTTGTTGACGCCGCGCACCTGCATCTCGTCCAGCAGCTCGATGCGTGCGACCGGGATCGCCGACTGGATGGTCTCGATCACCGTGTCGACCGCGGCCTGCAGCGTGGGAAAGGCGCACACCGCGGCGCTCATGGCGGGCGGCACGCCGTGCAGGCGCACCGCGACTTCGGTGATCACGCCGAGCGTGCCCTCGGAGCCGACGAAAAGCCGCGTGAGATCGTAGCCGGTCGAGGATTTGCGGGCGCGGCTGCCGGTACGGATGACGCGGCCGTCGGCGAGCACCACCGTGAGCCCGAGCACGTTCTCGCGCATGGTGCCGTAGCGCACGCTGGTCGTGCCGGATGCGCGCGTGGCCGCCATGCCGCCGAGGGTTGCGTCTGCTCCCGGGTCGACGGAAAAGAACAGCCCCGTGTCCTTGAGCTCGGTGTTCAATTGCTTGCGCGTGACGCCCGCTTCGACGCGCGCATCCATGTCTTCGGCATTGACTGCGAGCACCCGGTTCATACGGCTCATGTCGACGCAGATCCCGCCATGCAGGGCGGCGACGTGGCCTTCGAGCGAGGTGCCGACGCCGAACGGAACGATCGGCACGCGGTAGCGCGCGCAGGCGCGCACGATCTCGGCCACCTCGTCGGTGGTTAGCGGGAAGACGACGGCGTCCGGCGGCGCCGGCGCATGCCACGATTCGTCCTGCCCATGCCGCTCGCGTATCGATTGCGCGGTGGTGAAGCGCTCGCCGAAGCGAACTGCCAGCTCATCCCGAAAAAGGGGCCAGGCTCGATTTTGTTCAGACGTGAACGTCATGGCTGGAAACAGCGTCCCGGGATTCGTCATTCCCGCGCAGGCGGGAATCCAGACAATGCGCTTCGTTCGCAATTAAAGCATGCGCAAGCCTTGCGAGGTCAGGTCTTGCCTGTTGCAAGGCAGTCAGTGCGGAATGCAACAAGCAAGACCTGACCCCAGCTAATACTTGTTTGAAACCGGCAGTTCCTGCGCCGGGAAGAGCGTGATGATTTTCGCCCCGTCCGGCGTGAGGACCACCTCCTCCTCGATGCGCGCGGCCGAGATCCCGTCGGCCGCCGGGCAGAACGTTTCCACTGCGAACACCATGCCGGCCTTGAGCTCGTACGGGTCCTTGAACGAATTCAGGCGCGAGATGAGGGGACGCTCGTGCAGCCCGAGCCCCAGCCCGTGGCAGAAATTGAGCCCGAACGCCGCCATTTCGGTCTCGAACCCGATCTCGGTGCTCTTGGGGAAAGCCCGCGCCACCTTGTCCGTCGACATTCCGGGCTCCAGCATGTCGATCGCCCCGTCCATCCATTCGCGCGCCTTTTTGTAGGCGTCGATCTGCGCCGGGCTCGCTTTCCCGACCGCGAAGGTGCGGTAGTAGCAGGTGCGATAGCCCATGAAGGACTGGATGATGTCGAAGTACGCCTGGTCGCCTGGGCGGATGAGTCGATCGGTGAAGTTGTGCGGATGCGGGCTGCAGCGCTCGCCGGCGATCGCGTTGATCGCCTCGACGCAATCGGAACCGAGCTCGTAGAGCTTCTTGGTCGCGAGTGCGACGATCT
It includes:
- a CDS encoding dihydrolipoyllysine-residue succinyltransferase — protein: MDILMPQLGETVAEGTVTNWYKKIGESVRADEALFDVETDKVATEIPCPVAGVLAEVLVPAGTTVKVGTRLAVVRSAGEQVAAAGPTRENTDVRRSVAAAQAEARSPASLLDSRVRGNDNAQYPDAGTAPSIAAERDSQQKLSPVVRRLLAEHGLDAAAIRGSGRDGRVTRDDVQAFLAHRAPAMQPASSAEAAVPFVVARGPGAAAAEPMPMPAPVPASRLVPGSPLPPGERPGVREIEPATAEYAASRVAQAGEVIVPLNNIRRRSAAAMTRAWQVVPHVLQAVEADYSRIEQARRARQAAWQAREGFELTYLPFLAWAVCQALQRYEQLNARIDGDNLVVSRRVQLGIAVDLNHEGLVVPVIRDAQDRNVPALAREIRRLALAARGNKLKPDDLSQPTYTISNSGVFGTLITAPIVNPPQVAILSTDGVSKRPVVVEAPEGDSIAVRPVGVLAQSFDHRAVDGAYSAAFLKELKRIVETRMWIDDVV
- a CDS encoding alpha-ketoacid dehydrogenase subunit beta, translating into MAELTYRDAVAAGIAQEMARDERVVFLGEDIGAAGGVFKATVGLFERFGPRRVRDTPISEQAIIGAAMGAAMTGLKPIAEIMFSDFFGVCWDMIANEIAKTRYMTNGQISLPLVIRTANGAGSRFGAQHSQSVENWAMAIPGLKVVAPSTPADVKALIAAAVRDPDPVIVFEHKSLYPIKGEVPDGETVDTLGTAKILRAGKDCTIAALALMVPRALEAAERLHAEDGIACEVIDVRSLVPLDTRTLLSSVGKTARLYTVEENPRLCGWGAEIASIVAEEGFWSLDAPIVRITTPHIPLPAADALEDATIPSVERIVETVRRTMG
- a CDS encoding transposase → MWVLVNARHVHNVPGRKSDVLDCQWLQQLMSFGLLQGAFRPEDRVCALRALSRHRDTLITEQARQVQRMQKALVQMNVQLGDVLSDVVGASGQAIVRAIVAGERSPARLAGLCRRGIKARPEQLEQALQGNWREEHLFVLTQALAMYDSVAQRVVECDSKIEALLAPL
- a CDS encoding pyruvate dehydrogenase (acetyl-transferring) E1 component subunit alpha produces the protein MTALDQPRPVSVADDDIGREKRLRMFRLLLELRLTEKRAYDLFLQNLVKGTSHLSLGQEAVAAGFALGMRRDDYTFCTYRGHAHTLARGVSMTGVLGELMGRECGVTGGKGGSMHLTSVEHGAMGSYAIIGAHLPVACGAAWSAQYRGTDQVTVCFFGDGTTNIGTFHEALNFAVIWKLPVVFVCENNLYMEYTPIGTVTAVEHPAADRAAAYGLPRVIVDGNDADAVFRTASQAFARARAGEGPALIEAMTYRHSGHSRADPAQYRPKGELEQWLQRDPIKIYRERLVSLGFAETDLGAIEADTERRVNEATEAAKASPPPPLSLIEKDVWADGGAAWRN
- a CDS encoding NAD-binding protein, which produces MNQHKLGWIGIGRMGYAMAQLLAKAGCDLSVWNRTRAKAEPLKEYGAKVVDKLTDLGACDIVFTMVSTGKDVKEVLYGPNGVMSGGKAPKIVVDSTSISIPESAEIRAELTKRGVKLLAAPVSGNAKVIKAGKLTFVASGPQDAYDTVLPYLSAVGSGVTYVGDGELSRIAKICHNVMLGVVIQNLCEITLLAQKAGMQRHAFLDFLNKSVMGSMFTRYKTPALVNLDFAVTFTPELLRKDIELGLSAAKELGVQMPLASITRDMVQTLIDNGYTDQDFATLIMLGAKASGMELKAENVEVGDGLS
- a CDS encoding FAD-binding protein, whose translation is MTFTSEQNRAWPLFRDELAVRFGERFTTAQSIRERHGQDESWHAPAPPDAVVFPLTTDEVAEIVRACARYRVPIVPFGVGTSLEGHVAALHGGICVDMSRMNRVLAVNAEDMDARVEAGVTRKQLNTELKDTGLFFSVDPGADATLGGMAATRASGTTSVRYGTMRENVLGLTVVLADGRVIRTGSRARKSSTGYDLTRLFVGSEGTLGVITEVAVRLHGVPPAMSAAVCAFPTLQAAVDTVIETIQSAIPVARIELLDEMQVRGVNNYSKMNHAEAPTLFFEFHGTEAGVAEQAEMVGELARGNGGSDFRWATRPEERNRLWQARHDAYYGGLSLRAGARGYVTDVCVPISHLAECVTATKQDIERSGLIAPIVGHVGDGNFHLVILVDPDNAEEVARAAALNEQVVRRALAHGGTCSGEHGVGYGKLPFMGAEHGDALALMHTIKFALDPHNLMNPGKIIAGSAPGAGTAS